In one Hypomesus transpacificus isolate Combined female chromosome 18, fHypTra1, whole genome shotgun sequence genomic region, the following are encoded:
- the ttpal gene encoding alpha-tocopherol transfer protein-like: MAEDNDSIDLGSTMDPLVPVSGFPGPPPPIYTCTLTPELVAKAREELQEKPEWRLRDAQALRDMILKEQPNLRTRLDDAFLLRFLRARKFDYDRALQLLLNYHGGRKAWPEVFQDLKPSTVKHVLDLGFLSVLPHPDPSGRYILCLRPGKWKPNDYPFVDNIRAIYLTLEKLIQPEETQVNGIVILADYTGVGLSQASNPGPFLAKKVVSILQDGFPIRIKAVNIINEPRIFKGIFAIIKPFLKEKMAERYVLHGSDLRSLHRNIPRSVLPEEYGGVAGQLDMSSWSKTLLDSEEEFLVEFCQPDPLEGVVLPESMLFEGDQASGQDDDSFRGLRSQLYYCY, from the exons ATGGCAGAAGATAATGACAGTATTGATCTTGGGTCCACCATGGACCCCCTAGTGCCTGTTAGTGGGTtccctggccctcctccccctatctACACCTGCACCCTGACCCCAGAGCTGGTGGCCAAGGCCAGGGAGGAGCTCCAGGAGAAGCCAGAGTGGCGTCTTCGGGATGCCCAGGCGCTGAGAGACATGATCCTGAAAGAGCAGCCTAACCTCAGGACCCGGCTGGATGATGCCTTCCTTCTGCGATTCCTCCGAGCCAGGAAGTTTGACTACGACCGTGCCCTGCAGCTGTTGCTCAATTACCATGGGGGCAGGAAGGCCTGGCCGGAGGTGTTCCAAGACCTTAAGCCCTCCACTGTGAAACATGTCCTGGACCTGGGCTTCCTCTCAGTCCTGCCCCATCCAGACCCCAGTGGGCGCTACATCCTCTGTCTACGACCTG GAAAATGGAAACCAAACGACTATCCGTTTGTTGACAACATACGAGCCATCTACCTGACTCTGGAGAAGTTGATTCAGCCTGAGGAAACCCAGGTCAATGGGATAGTCATCCTCGCAGACTACACTGGGGTAGGATTGTCTCAAGCATCGAATCCAGGCCCTTTCCTGGCTAAGAAAGTTGTGAGCATTCTCCAG GATGGATTCCCTATTAGAATCAAAGCTGTCAACATAATTAACGAGCCTCGGATATTCAAAGGGATCTTTGCCATCATCAAGCCTTTCCTGAAAGAGAAGATGGCAGAGAGG TATGTGCTCCATGGGTCCGACCTGCGTTCCCTACACCGTAACATCCCCCGGTCGGTCCTGCCAGAAGAGTATGGTGGCGTGGCGGGCCAGCTAGACATGTCCTCCTGGTCAAAGACGCTTCTGGACTCAGAGGAGGAATTCCTAGTGGAGTTCTGCCAGCCAGATCCACTGGAGGGCGTAGTGCTACCAGAGTCCATGCTGTTTGAAGGGGACCAGGCGAGCGGTCAGGATGACGACTCCTTCAGGGGCCTCCGTTCTCAGCTCTATTATTGCTActga
- the hnf4a gene encoding hepatocyte nuclear factor 4-alpha isoform X1, producing MDMADYSEALDPAYTTLEFENMQVLAMGTDSSPAESANMNTVNHLGAGTLCAICGDRATGKHYGASSCDGCKGFFRRSVRKNHMYSCRFNRQCIVDKDKRNQCRYCRLKKCFRAGMKKEAVQNERDRISTRRSSYEDSSLPSINALIQADVLSRQISSPGPLMNGDIRTKKIATITDVCESMKQQLLVLVEWAKYIPAFCELPLDDQVALLRAHAGEHLLLGAAKRSMMYKDLLLLGNDHIIPRNCPELEVSRVAVRILDELVLPFQELQIDDNEYACLKAIVFFDPDAKGLSDPGKIKRMRYQVQVSLEDYINDRQYDSRGRFGELLLLLPTLQSITWQMIEQIQFVKLFGMAKIDNLLQEMLLGGSANEALHAPHSLHPHLVQEHLSSNVIVAGNMATPIHNGQISTPETPIPSPPTASGSEHYKMSQGVIATVPKQPSSIPQPTITKQEAV from the exons ATGGACATGGCAGACTACAGCGAGGCCTTGGACCCAGCCTACACCACCCTGGAGTTTGAGAACATGCAAGTGCTTGCTATGGGCACAG ACTCCTCGCCGGCTGAGAGTGCAAACATGAACACAGTTAACCACCTGGGGGCGGGCACGCTGTGCGCCATCTGCGGGGACCGGGCCACGGGCAAACACTACGGAGCCTCCAGCTGTGACGGCTGCAAGGGCTTTTTCAGACGAAGTGTCCGCAAGAACCACATGTACTCGTGCAG GTTCAACAGACAATGCATCGTGGACAAAGACAAGCGAAATCAATGCAGATACTGTAGACTGAAGAAGTGCTTCAGAGCCGGCATGAAAAAAGAAG CTGTacagaacgagagagacagGATCAGCACCAGGAGATCCAGTTATGAAGACAGCAGTTTACCATCTATCAATGCACTTATCCAGGCAGATGTCCTCTCAAGACAG ATTTCGTCACCCGGGCCTTTAATGAATGGAGACATCAGAACCAAGAAGATCGCCACCATCACAGATGTATGTGAGTCGATGAAGCAGCAGTTGTTGGTGCTGGTGGAGTGGGCTAAATACATCCCTGCCTTCTGTGAGCTGCCCCTGGATGACCAG GTGGCCTTGCTGCGAGCCCATGCTGGGGAGCACCTTCTCCTGGGAGCTGCTAAGAGGTCTATGATGTACAAAGATCTTCTGCTATTAG gaaatgaccACATTATTCCCAGGAACTGCCCAGAGCTGGAGGTGAGCCGAGTAGCAGTGAGGATCCTGGATGAGTTGGTGCTTCCATTCCAGGAACTTCAGATTGACGATAATGAATATGCTTGTTTGAAAGCTATTGTTTTCTTTGACCCAG ACGCAAAAGGTCTTAGCGACCCAGGCAAGATCAAGCGGATGCGCTACCAGGTCCAGGTCAGCCTGGAGGACTACATCAACGACAGACAGTACGACTCCAGAGGGAGGTTTGGGGAGCTGCTGCTTCTGCTGCCCACTCTGCAGAGCATCACCTGGCAGATGATCGAGCAGATCCAGTTCGTCAAGCTCTTTGGCATGGCCAAGATCGACAACCTGCTCCAAGAAATGCTTCTTGGTG GATCTGCCAACGAGGCCCTTCATGCACCTCATTCTCTACACCCTCACCTGGTACAGGAGCACCTCAGTAGCAATGTCATTGTGGCTGGCAACATGGCCACTCCGATCCACAACGGACAAATAT CCACTCCTGAAACCCCAATACCCTCTCCACCAACTGCCTCAGGCTCAGAACATTACAAAATGTCTCAGGGGGTGATAGCCACTGTGCCCAAGCAGCCAAGCTCCATCCCTCAGCCCACTATCACCAAGCAAGAGGCCGTTTAG
- the r3hdml gene encoding R3H domain containing-like: protein MQRPVQALYCPSSLRRVEMGAACAQLLFAAILWTMPYLGTPASMLSGPTTLLNVTSAGWEASDSDIRNLPGINMPRSRRKRAISSKEMKALLDYHNRVRSQVFPPAANMEYMVWDERLANSADSWASRCIWDHGPTQAMKYMGQNLSINSGRYRSIIELVRSWHDEKSSFSYPNRCSGSVCTHYTQMVWASTNRMGCALNKCSNMYVFGSTWKQAVLLVCNYSIKGNWVGEAPYKRGKPCSACPSSYGGSCRRNQCSKPKKRKRH from the exons ATGCAG AGGCCAGTGCAAGCCCTGTACTGCCCAAGCTctctgaggagggtggagatgggTGCTGCTTGCGCTCAGCTACTTTTTGCTGCCATCTTGTGGACAATGCCTTACCTTGGCACGCCTGCTTCCATGTTGTCCGGCCCCACAACCCTCCTCAACGTGACCAGTGCTGGTTGGGAGGCATCGGACTCAGACATCAGGAATCTCCCTGGCATCAACATGCCTCGCAGTAGGCGGAAGCGAGCCATCTCGTCTAAGGAAATGAAGGCCTTGTTGGATTACCATAACCGTGTTCGTTCACAGGTCTTTCCCCCAGCTGCCAATATGGAGTACATG GTGTGGGATGAGCGTCTGGCTAATTCAGCAGATTCCTGGGCTTCACGCTGCATATGGGATCATGGACCAACACAGGCCATGAAATATATGGGCCAAAACCTGTCAATCAACTCTGGAAG GTACCGGTCGATCATTGAGTTGGTGAGGTCATGGCATGATGAGAAAAGCTCCTTCTCCTACCCTAACAGATGTAGTGGGTCAGTCTGTACTCACTACACACAG ATGGTGTGGGCAAGCACCAACAGAATGGGATGTGCTTTGAACAAATGTTCAAACATGTATGTGTTTGGGAGCACTTGGAAGCAGGCAGTGCTTCTAGTTTGCAACTATTCTATAAA AGGTAACTGGGTTGGAGAAGCACCATACAAGCGTGGTAAGCCCTGCTCTGCCTGTCCGTCAAGCTATGGAGGCTCCTGCCGTAGAAATCAATGTTCCAAACCAAAGAAAAGGAAGAGGCATTAG
- the hnf4a gene encoding hepatocyte nuclear factor 4-alpha isoform X2, whose translation MVNVNSQVSTSMDPTSDSSPAESANMNTVNHLGAGTLCAICGDRATGKHYGASSCDGCKGFFRRSVRKNHMYSCRFNRQCIVDKDKRNQCRYCRLKKCFRAGMKKEAVQNERDRISTRRSSYEDSSLPSINALIQADVLSRQISSPGPLMNGDIRTKKIATITDVCESMKQQLLVLVEWAKYIPAFCELPLDDQVALLRAHAGEHLLLGAAKRSMMYKDLLLLGNDHIIPRNCPELEVSRVAVRILDELVLPFQELQIDDNEYACLKAIVFFDPDAKGLSDPGKIKRMRYQVQVSLEDYINDRQYDSRGRFGELLLLLPTLQSITWQMIEQIQFVKLFGMAKIDNLLQEMLLGGSANEALHAPHSLHPHLVQEHLSSNVIVAGNMATPIHNGQISTPETPIPSPPTASGSEHYKMSQGVIATVPKQPSSIPQPTITKQEAV comes from the exons ATGGTTAATGTCAACTCACAAGTCAGTACAAGTATGGATCCTACATCTG ACTCCTCGCCGGCTGAGAGTGCAAACATGAACACAGTTAACCACCTGGGGGCGGGCACGCTGTGCGCCATCTGCGGGGACCGGGCCACGGGCAAACACTACGGAGCCTCCAGCTGTGACGGCTGCAAGGGCTTTTTCAGACGAAGTGTCCGCAAGAACCACATGTACTCGTGCAG GTTCAACAGACAATGCATCGTGGACAAAGACAAGCGAAATCAATGCAGATACTGTAGACTGAAGAAGTGCTTCAGAGCCGGCATGAAAAAAGAAG CTGTacagaacgagagagacagGATCAGCACCAGGAGATCCAGTTATGAAGACAGCAGTTTACCATCTATCAATGCACTTATCCAGGCAGATGTCCTCTCAAGACAG ATTTCGTCACCCGGGCCTTTAATGAATGGAGACATCAGAACCAAGAAGATCGCCACCATCACAGATGTATGTGAGTCGATGAAGCAGCAGTTGTTGGTGCTGGTGGAGTGGGCTAAATACATCCCTGCCTTCTGTGAGCTGCCCCTGGATGACCAG GTGGCCTTGCTGCGAGCCCATGCTGGGGAGCACCTTCTCCTGGGAGCTGCTAAGAGGTCTATGATGTACAAAGATCTTCTGCTATTAG gaaatgaccACATTATTCCCAGGAACTGCCCAGAGCTGGAGGTGAGCCGAGTAGCAGTGAGGATCCTGGATGAGTTGGTGCTTCCATTCCAGGAACTTCAGATTGACGATAATGAATATGCTTGTTTGAAAGCTATTGTTTTCTTTGACCCAG ACGCAAAAGGTCTTAGCGACCCAGGCAAGATCAAGCGGATGCGCTACCAGGTCCAGGTCAGCCTGGAGGACTACATCAACGACAGACAGTACGACTCCAGAGGGAGGTTTGGGGAGCTGCTGCTTCTGCTGCCCACTCTGCAGAGCATCACCTGGCAGATGATCGAGCAGATCCAGTTCGTCAAGCTCTTTGGCATGGCCAAGATCGACAACCTGCTCCAAGAAATGCTTCTTGGTG GATCTGCCAACGAGGCCCTTCATGCACCTCATTCTCTACACCCTCACCTGGTACAGGAGCACCTCAGTAGCAATGTCATTGTGGCTGGCAACATGGCCACTCCGATCCACAACGGACAAATAT CCACTCCTGAAACCCCAATACCCTCTCCACCAACTGCCTCAGGCTCAGAACATTACAAAATGTCTCAGGGGGTGATAGCCACTGTGCCCAAGCAGCCAAGCTCCATCCCTCAGCCCACTATCACCAAGCAAGAGGCCGTTTAG